Genomic window (Ictalurus furcatus strain D&B chromosome 26, Billie_1.0, whole genome shotgun sequence):
CATATTATTCGAGTCAGGTTAAGATCTACCTGGTTAAGGTTAAGATCTACTTACCAGGTCGAGCCTCTGAGGATGTGTGTAGTGCCGGTGCTATTTTACATTTACGGTATTTGGATACTTTTATATGGATGCTTTTATCTTtaaacaactgagcagttgagggttaagggccttgctcacgggcccagcagtggcagcttggtagtgctgggacttgaactcacgaccttccgatcagtgcGACTGACTCATCCACCCCAGTAAGAAAGCGTTAATGTAAGGGTACAAGCTCGGGCACACGTCCAGTACACACTTCCACACTCACCCTGCCCGGAGGAACTCCTCGCTCACTATAGTCTTTAAGGGGACACACACCCGGGGCGGCAGCTTGCGAAACAGTCTCTGAGACAGCTGGCCGGACAACTACAGAGACACACGCAGATAAAGATGTCAGTTATCATTCTGTTTTGACAGTACGTCTAAAACAAGAGAAGGATTATGTCAGGGTGGTTCAATTAAAGCACCATTAGTAATCATAtccaataagtaaataaataaatagacagatagatagagacagacagacatatagataggcagacagacatcTTATGCACCACACCACAATACATGAGTAAACTCATTATTTAGtcagaaatgagaaataaacaaCTCAAAGCAGTTTCTAGCTTCATTTCTAATTGCTAACATTATTATCATAAGCAATAAGTGTACTTGAAACGAGATGTAAGCGACtggaaatttgtttttttgttagtaGCTCATCTGTCTCTtgaggaaatctctctctctttgtaagCTCATATTGTTTCTCGAACTAGCATTGTAGTGATTATTATTGCTGCTagcttagctagctaatataaaATGATACTTTATTCGAGTTTTCATAAAAGCGCCGTcctgactaaacaaatataacGTTTTTTCAACTGTATACTTTTACAAATTATAGTGCTTACTAGCGACACACAAATAAATGCGTTTTAGCGAGCACTATTAGGCTACAATAGGGATGTATACCAAATCGCTAAGTACGCCCTACGTTCGTGCACTATATAGGTGACGCGATAACGGCTCCCACTGCCTACGTAGTGTACTACACGTACGGAATGTACACCATTTGGAACCAAGCCGCTCGCTAAGGTTTAGCTTCCCTTAATGTCCTTACAGCAAGTGCTACCCATCGATAGCATTTAATTCCACCGCTTTAAACCCTTCGGCGTTAAACAACGACATTTTGACGCGCTGAGAGCAATGAATCACTTTAACACCTTTCCGCGAGTGAGGAGTTTAACAATGTGGTCTTTGTGTTTTcgctgctgtttttgtttattgccGTTGTCTTCTTTTTCCGATTTCGAGCTGGGCGCCATTTTTTCCTTTTgcgaaaaaaaaactacagacgTGCCCACAGTCCAGCCCACCTCATCCAATGATTGGTTATTGGCTTAGCTCTTCTGCTCACTGATTGGTCTGTGTAAACGTCACTCAAAGAGATACGCTCTTTTGGTTGGATGTTACGGAGCTCCTCATACAATCAGTTCATCGGTGTTTATATAAAACTTTCATTGGAATCAAGTACATAAGAGTGTTAATACGAGTTCAGGTTTAGTGCATGTTTAACTAATatggactgttttttttgttgaatgattgaacatttaaaaatcGGTAAATAGAAAGTAAGCACAAGAATGAATCACAAGGCAGTATACACTATAcaaccaaaagtatgtgcacccttgaccatcacacccatacgtggttcttccccaaactgttcccacaaagTTTGAATCACACAATTATAAGACGTCTTATGCAATGTAAGCATGACaatttccatccacccatctattttctataccgcttatcctatggCGCTTTTCCACCGCACTGTACGGCTCGACTCGACTCGACTCCGCTCGCTTTTTGGGATCTTTCCACTGTGGCTAGTACCTGGTACCTGGTcctttttttagtaccacctcggtCGAGGTTCCTAGCGAACGGAGCCAATAACAGATGTGACGTCAAAACCCTGCAGaccactgattggtcagagagAATCGTCACTACCGGCGTCACTTGATTTGCAACACGCTAGTTTTAAAGTTTTAGTTAGCAACAGCGATAGCAGTATCATTTGTACACGTGACTTTCGAATTGTAAAAAGAAATGGCTGTGTGCAAAACCGCGCCATGGTCAATAACaacacagggaacctggagcctatctgaGGAGGCATGGGGCGCAAGGTGGGGTacgccctggacagggtgccaatccatcacagtgcacaaccacattacacattcacacacccattcatggacactttggacatgccaatcagcctaccatacatgtctttgtctggagtacccggaggaaacccctgctactcatttgtaagtcgctttggataaaagcatctgctaaatgaataaatgtaaaataaatgtaatgcagcatggggagaacatgcaaaccacatacacactcacacaaccattcatacactaaaGACACTTTGCGCctgcattacaatttccctttgaAACAGCTGCTGTATAGGTTATATTGTTAATTTATGAgctatatgtttatattgttcCAGTTCCTCAGTACTGTCTAGGTGAAAGGAAATAATTCTAGATTAAGCATATTTCCGGTTGCTAAATAAACTTGCTTCAATTTGTGTTGACTAGGATACTACATCCTAAATTAAATATGTCTATGTACacacgtttgtttttttaatgcttaataCTGGACTGTGTCTTTGGCGCCCTCTAGCGGGGGGAAAACCAGGAAGTGACCCTGATATTAGCGCTCGCGCTTTCACTCCCAACACAGAGCGCATAAAACAGGGAATATGTCGTTGGCAGCGCGCGCCCTATTTCGGAGTTTCCTCACCAGGAACGCCGGATTAAACTCACGAAATATGAAAGGAGTTGCACTGAGTCGAAACGCGGTGACATCGACGTCGGGAGCCATACTCCCAAAACCAgataaagtatgtgtgtgtttctttttaatgtacATCAAAACCGGAGTAGGATAGAACTAGGCGTAACTACAGGGACGTCACTAGTTTAGCGTGTAGATACCTGCGAGCCAATGAAAATGGAGGATTAGTTTGACGGACATGCGGTGTGACCAATCTATGCTTTGCGGAAATGGTTTGTTTTGTACAGTAGCTACTAGCTAAATAAAAACGTAATTTTATACCAAAAAAGCTATAAAACATAGAAATATTTACAACGTAATGTTATTTTCCCACGCTGTAATTTGTATTACTGCTTCATTtctgtttgaaatgaaatgggTGTAACTATTGTGGCGTAACCACGGTAGCATGCGAGCCAATGAAAATAGAAGAATTGTTTGACGGACGTTCAAATGGACCAATCAGTgcgtgttgttttatttttttgacccACAATCGTTGAATGCGGAAGTGGATACACTACAGTAGCATCCTGacgaatgttttatattaaaacgacggactttttttttttttttttttttttttttttacagtatacagCATACAGTATGAACAATAAAGTAACCAAAGTAACTCACtcagaaaataattaaatagctTATGGGTTTTCATGGGTTATAAATTGGTTATAATGTTGTAAGGATGAAGGAGGTACAGTTTTGGGCTTAGGTTTTCAGTCCAGTCTTTCAGGATTGACCCAGCcctctctatatatttttgttttcaagcttcacacccacccacaccagATGATCAAGGCTAAAAAAATGTGGTTTGCCCATATTACCTGGCTCAGGTGTGTCAGGGACTTGGCGTGAACTGGACTGGACTGAGAACCTCTCCTTTGGCGCATACATGAAGTAgagcatctttacattacattaaatagTCTCGTTCATTTCAAGCTCATTTGCACTTGTTGCCATTTGCAGATCCCGTTTGGTGTCATGCGCATGGCAGTGGTGGTGGCCCCGTTCCTCTACGTAGGAACGCTCATCAGCAAGCAGTTTGCAGCTATTCTGGAAGAGAACGACATCTTCGTTcctgacgatgatgatgactgaGTAACGTCAGGCTGGGTCGTGCCGGTACGTTTAATGAGATGCAAGGCTCTCTCTGATCCACAATGTCTCACTGCCGTAAGGATGTGAAACCTCGTCTTCAGGGATTTCCGGCGTTTCcgtggttttattctgtttcagTCCAAACACACATGAGCGATTACTAGAAGTAGAAATGTATAGCTTTTATAACCTGGCAGAGATGTGTTTCGGGCGGGGCTGGAGCGGGATTAATAATGACTTGTAATCACGTCATGAGAACATCAGTCTTAAATGGCTCTGGAGTCCCTTATAAGTGAGTTACATACAGTAGAAGTAATGGTATGTCGAATACAACTGCATTTCATGTTAAGACACTTCTTATCTTGGCCTTTTAAACAATCTAGTCGTCATCATTAAAATGTATTCGCTGGTTAATTATTATACTTGCTGATtttgtgatatatattttttttcttcttctttacagTGTGACTGGGGAAGCAAACCATTTCACACACTGAAGATAACTCTAAGTGGGATCACTGCAATAACGAACAAGCAACATGTTCACATTCACACCTTGCATTCAGTGCCTGACTCTACAGATTGACTTTCACAGCTAAAGTCTAAACGCCTCATGTATGTTTGCATGTATAGTTTTGTTTCggctgaataaaacacttgactCTTAGTTGTCTCTGTTTTCTggaaattttatataatattttcgAATATTCACGCGTTTAAAAAGTGTGCACATcattcaaatgtaaaaatagaggtttaaacaccaacaacaacaacaatacatacacataatGTACCTTTTTAGCTCAAATCTATTCAATCAGCCAGCGAATGTAGTTAAAGTCATGGAAGTCTAGTTTGCATCCAAATATAAAGACAGCTGACCTCAGTGAAACGGTCATATGAGACAGTGGGGCAGTGAATAAACAGCCTGCTCAACGTTTTACAAATCTTTATGCAAATCTACAGGTCGCACAGTTATGTCATCTTTGTAGATTATGATTTGAAGTTAAATGAACACTATTTATTGCGCTTTGAAGACCTTTCGAAGGAAGACGTATGAAAGATTTacatgttctttttattttctggtaaaCAAAACCAGCATGGAAAGGACCTCATCTCTCCCTCAGTAAAACAAATCAGCATCCAGCACCATCCAAAGCCAAACAAGGAGATGAGTTTGAGAGCGTCTGAGTTTTGTTCACGTCTGAATAGTTGAAGGTCTGGGTTGGTGCTGCTGTTCCTCCTCCAGAGCGGCGTTAGTCAGTCGGAGGTGTTCTTTAAGAGAGCTGATCTCTCGCTCGCTTAGCCCCTTCAGTCCACACAGCTCCACGTACACGGCTTTATAACGCTCGCTCAGATCCAgcttctcctacacacacacacatacagcacagaGATTAACATGTCACCCAGCAGTGGGGAAAATCTGAAATGAAGTCTGAAAGGCTTTAAGTCTGAACggatgaataaaacaaaacatgtaacaCCTGATAAGTGATTcccaacacactcaacacactcttCCAAACACAAGGTCCTGACACTACCTTAATTAATGACTGGACCTCATTCCTGAGACAGCTGATCTCCTTGTGTAAGTACTCGATCTCGTTCTCCTTCACTCGCAACAacatctgcaacacacacacacacacacacacacacacaatagtgtGTGCCTTAGTCTGTAATTTAGTCTTTCTAAACACTCTTCATATGCggacaatataaaatataccaGAAACtggaaaagcacaaaaaaaaaccttcagtaTTACCATTTATGACCACTAGAGGGCAATGTGTAACAACCCATCCGTACCGCCGGTCGcgtggagcctgtcccagggaacttggggcactaagcgggggacaccttggacagggtgccaacccattgcagggcacaatcgcacacactcacacatacacacactacggacaatttggaaatgccaattagcctacaacgcatgcctttgaaccaggggaggaaaccggaggacccggaggaaaccccgaagcacggggagaacatgcaaactccacgcacacagggtggagacgggattcgaacccccatccGCAGAGGTGCGAGGCTAAACGTGCTAACCTTCCTCAGTACAGGATAAATCACTCAGTatcgtgctgttataggaaaataatcagtgacagggtggtgtgatgaagcacaGATGCTTTCGTTacactgaagttgattattttccagtcaCAGCACGtcccggagtgttttattcctcttataccacagtgattggCCAACagataaattgtttatttacttattaaagaaTGCCACAcattattatccatttatagctacatttaatgttgcgaaACATCCTTGAGACAAGTTAGCTCCGGTTCTCGTTTACgtcacagcagctataaacggccTCGCTTTTCTCTCGcaataaagacaaaataatgCACAAAAATGTAAAGTTACTCCTTTTTATCTccgattgttacaaagcactgacactggagactccttccattaaatgttaaataaacatgaggaGATCACAGAGAACTCAACCATACGAACATTTCTTTCCCCCCAAATCCGTCCCTGTCCGAGTTGTCACTTAgtgaaacaataacatattaggaTGGACACGGTATTGTTTATTACGTTTATCCGGGGTTTTTTTCCCACTACCTTTCGTATCTTTATTCACCCGACACCGTAAAGCTGCGTTTTAACTGTAATGAAACCGAGCGGTGTTATACAGACAGACACCTCACCTCCAGTTCTGAGGCGCTGCGCTCGTAGCTTCCGACAGGGACGACCCCTGACCTTTGACCCGTGATGAAGGATCGCATGAGACTCATTTCCTCGGTCAGACGTGCCTGCAGTTCCTGTTCGagcagaaacaggaagtgataaTAAAACTGACACAGAGTGACTGACAGTTCCCGTGCTGGACCAGTGTGAAAAGGCTACACGcgaatgaaacaggaagttgcgGTTGTCAGAGCTGACTGGGTTTAACCGCACTGACTGCCACTGATGTCTGTAAAGGCACAGTTAGTGTAAACCCTGAAATACAAGCTGTCGCTAATCACATTCTGTCCAATACGAATACTGTATGCCtgcttatttactttttaaatgcgCAACACTGAACTGCAATTAACCCTTTAGTCTGACAGTAAAAGATTTATTATTTCAAAACTCAAATAGAAAGATTTTCTTTTCTAGCTTGAATGAAGACATTTATATTTggttttaaagataaaaatgtaCAGGTGTTAAAGTATCCGTGTCTAAAATCAGCAGCTCCGCTTTACGCACACTTCTGTCACTCGCTCACTATCTCCTCATCATTACTTTCTCTCTCATCACTCCGCTTTTCTcaaattatttctctttttgtttgtgtgtttgtttattttcccgtctctgtctctcattctctcactcttcttttctcaaagttgatctttttctttattttgttgtccgtctttctttcttccttctcctcATCATTACTTTCTCCTCTTATTCGGTTTCTTCTGACTCTTTCTCTCGTTCTATCACTCTGCGGTTCTCGAACCGATTCTCTTTTTCCTGTgttcagttattattttttccactttccatTCTCTTTATATCACTGTCACTCTTCTTCACTCAAATgagttttttctttatctttctttctttctagcaCTCTTATGGGTTCTCCAGGGAAAGGTTCTGTGTAACAGAGCAGAGgatttccctttcagaaaaagGTTCCAAGTAGGACCTTTTCGAGCGAGCACCAggaaccatccaaagaacctttaagggatgcttttttccccccctaagtGTCCGTACCGACGTATACGGATGGGACGACTGTCTTCGCTCGGGTCCTGCAGGAGAACGTGGCGTTTCCTGTTCTCGCTGGCGTACCTGGTTCTCCTTGCGGAGTTGTTCCACTTCTCTGTGCCTCTCCTCCATCAGCGTGTGTCTCTGTCCTGTGGCGTTCTGTAACTGAGTCAGCTCCACACACCTCTGAGTGTAACGCTCCGAGAGACCGTCCAACTCCTGCTGCAGAGACACACACTcggacctcacacacacacacacacacgcgcacatacacacacgatgGTTTATTCATTGACTGAAGAACAGATGTCTGCTTTAATGGCTTAATTGATCTGTTGATGGATTGAACCAATTCACTGAAAATCTATTTAGTACCCACTCCGCTTTTGTTCCTTTGTCGTAGCTCTTTTGTCCGACACTCGCGCACCCTACACAGCTGTTAGCACCGCACTGCCTCCAGTGAAAATAGCTGAGCCATGACTTTATACCCAAGTCTCGCCCTTGAATCGGATCATTATTTCACCTGGATAGTGTAGATTTGTACataagagctgctgctgctgctgtaatcataaacgcTCTCCTGTTGCTCATCCCAGAACCTATTATTCACAATCCGCTCATAACGAACATcccgtaaacacacacaggttcatccgggtttctgtaaagctgcccTGATAACTGAAGAACCGAAGACTTCAGGATATCTAGGAATTCACGTCATCGTGTCTGGGCAGCGGCGTAGCCAGGAAATCGTTTCAGAGACAGGACGAGGACGAGGAAATGTGCTAAATAAAATCACCTTGTGATCTGTGAGGAGTTAAACTGATGACACTTGTGACACACATATGTGTTTTGGGTGGAAGCCAGACAGGGCTTGATGTACTGTACCATCGACCAATCCTGCAATAATGTGTATAAAAAGAACTAGACTActtctttgtttacttttctgcgcacgacgttaataatatgtattaataGTCATTTCATGCACTCACTGTGATACAGTGGAGTCGTTTTTTActcctcctctcactctctccagctcctcctgATGGGCCGTTCTCAGAGCTTCTATCGCTGCCGAGAGAGCGATGGAGTCAGCGAGACAGCACACGATAGAATGCTCACTATCAATAAGCTCTGTAACTTAAGTTATCATCGGTATGAAACCGGTATTCACCTTGTGCGGCGTGGCGCGCCTCCTCCCTCAGCATCTGCTCTCTCCGagcctccatctctctcctctctctctcatgcactctctccatctcctgcaGACTCTCACAGTACTCTCTCTCCAACTCTTCCAGTCTGGAGGCACAGGGCGACCCCGGGCCGCAGGGAACCGCAGATCCAGATCCGGCTCGGGCTTCACGCAGCGCCTCGATCTTCTGCCTCAGAGACACCACCTGAGACCAGGGGAGAAACACGGGACAAAAGCGTTGTAGGACAATGTTACACAATAGCAAAAGCGTAGGATTCTAAAAAGCAGCAAAAGTGACAGAATTGCTACAGATGTTCTACAGATGTTGAGGTTTAGTCAGCTGTGTGTTGGTCGGTTTAATAAAAGTCAAACATtatactggcaaaaaaaaagtgtactgtgATGTGAATTATCACAGTATTTAATTGTATAGGTGTAAACGTGTGTCATTTTAGAAATGGAATATCGTCATGTACGCAGTGAACAGAGACGGTAGAGATAAATATGATATTTGAAAATATGTGAGGAA
Coding sequences:
- the triobpa gene encoding TRIO and F-actin-binding protein, encoding MPSTGLHYSTMTLNSLDLKKGWMFMLDTCAEWRKYWFVLDSSGLKYYSNPDAEERDGPDGEIDISRCLEVVEFEADKNYGLQIHMRDGEITLSAMTSRIRRNWIDILQGRFRTSESPDNTRSGTNPTNQNGGTFGSSHPDRHDSGSEPTSPSHDDPDMMSLPSTNHREAGVGRDTEQEKRLGDRTKWFQEAVSDREADSPWDKVQLKKGAVARVMPQIPETMTGTDIEKKWEDFEKIPVGEMRSLSLIGSDAPQGTPDALQTEVVSLRQKIEALREARAGSGSAVPCGPGSPCASRLEELEREYCESLQEMERVHERERREMEARREQMLREEARHAAQAIEALRTAHQEELERVRGGVKNDSTVSQSECVSLQQELDGLSERYTQRCVELTQLQNATGQRHTLMEERHREVEQLRKENQELQARLTEEMSLMRSFITGQRSGVVPVGSYERSASELEMLLRVKENEIEYLHKEISCLRNEVQSLIKEKLDLSERYKAVYVELCGLKGLSEREISSLKEHLRLTNAALEEEQQHQPRPSTIQT